Proteins from a genomic interval of Treponema brennaborense DSM 12168:
- a CDS encoding TRAP transporter small permease, whose amino-acid sequence MIKKLESFERALSVALFLVILAILLWQIFTRKILGTPAPWCDELSRLLFVYLGVISCHLAQRDNIHVRIDALLSAVTHKFRLAVEFAINAVMAGVFIWIAILGIGIVRRTGPKDMLVTLHLSVGILNAALIVLGVLMAIELVAQIINIIRKKEVVRI is encoded by the coding sequence ATGATAAAGAAATTGGAATCTTTCGAGCGGGCGCTTTCCGTCGCACTCTTTTTGGTCATCCTCGCAATCCTTTTATGGCAGATATTTACCCGTAAAATTCTCGGAACGCCCGCTCCCTGGTGCGACGAACTTTCACGGCTGCTGTTCGTCTATCTGGGCGTCATCAGCTGCCATCTGGCGCAGCGCGACAATATCCACGTGCGCATCGACGCACTGCTATCCGCAGTCACACACAAATTCCGGCTCGCAGTCGAATTCGCCATTAACGCCGTAATGGCGGGCGTTTTCATATGGATCGCGATCCTCGGTATCGGTATTGTCCGAAGAACCGGACCCAAAGACATGCTGGTAACGCTGCACCTTTCCGTCGGCATATTGAACGCCGCGCTGATTGTGCTCGGCGTACTCATGGCGATAGAACTCGTTGCCCAGATAATCAATATTATCCGTAAAAAAGAGGTCGTCCGCATATGA
- a CDS encoding TRAP transporter large permease, translating into MIMLFTFLLWFILIFLGVHIGYSLIIVSLVFFAATGNLMLLPFAFKEMLAGINNFTLLAVPFFVLAGNLMNGGGVTNRIFSFARSMIGHRKGGLAHVNVMASLIFSGMSGSALADAGGLGQLEIKSMRDAGYDDGFAGGITAASCIIGPLIPPSTPLIIYAVVANQSVEKLFMAGFLPGLLTTGMLMLMCSILAHKRNYPAEQKCTAVERWHSFKNSVWALLTPVIILVGIFSGIFTPTEAAVVAAAYTTVLGFFVYKELTLKKFFEIVLESVKTTGTIVMMILGVTLFGWIIAREQMPLHVAEFFMNFVSNPITLMLMINVLLLFLGTVIDALPLLIILIPILLPTVVAAGINPIHFGVVVIFNLMIGILTPPMGTALFVVSRVGNMPFKTLMKGVVPFLIPLLITLVLLSIFPQITLLLPTLLGG; encoded by the coding sequence ATGATCATGCTGTTCACGTTTCTGTTATGGTTTATCCTGATATTCCTCGGCGTACACATCGGCTATTCGCTGATAATCGTTTCATTGGTATTCTTTGCGGCAACCGGCAATCTGATGCTGCTGCCGTTCGCGTTCAAGGAAATGCTTGCGGGCATCAACAATTTTACGCTCCTCGCCGTACCGTTTTTCGTTCTTGCCGGAAATCTGATGAACGGCGGCGGCGTTACGAACCGGATATTCAGTTTCGCACGTTCCATGATCGGACACCGTAAAGGCGGACTCGCCCACGTAAACGTGATGGCGTCGCTGATTTTTTCGGGAATGAGCGGCTCGGCGCTCGCGGACGCGGGCGGACTGGGACAGCTTGAAATCAAAAGCATGCGGGACGCCGGATACGACGACGGATTTGCCGGAGGCATCACCGCGGCCAGCTGTATCATCGGACCGCTCATTCCGCCGTCAACGCCGCTCATCATTTACGCCGTCGTTGCCAATCAATCCGTTGAAAAACTGTTCATGGCGGGATTTCTTCCGGGACTGCTGACGACCGGAATGCTCATGCTGATGTGTTCGATTCTTGCGCACAAACGCAATTATCCGGCCGAACAGAAATGTACCGCAGTGGAACGGTGGCACAGTTTCAAAAATTCCGTTTGGGCGCTGCTGACGCCGGTCATTATTCTGGTCGGCATATTTTCCGGTATCTTTACGCCGACCGAAGCCGCCGTCGTGGCGGCCGCGTATACGACGGTACTGGGATTTTTCGTATACAAAGAACTCACCCTGAAAAAATTCTTTGAAATCGTACTTGAAAGCGTCAAAACGACCGGAACCATCGTCATGATGATTTTGGGCGTTACGCTGTTCGGCTGGATTATTGCCCGCGAACAGATGCCGCTGCACGTCGCCGAATTTTTCATGAACTTCGTATCGAATCCGATAACGCTCATGCTGATGATAAACGTTCTGCTGCTGTTCTTGGGAACCGTCATCGACGCGCTGCCGCTGCTGATCATACTGATACCGATACTGCTGCCCACCGTAGTCGCCGCCGGTATAAATCCGATACACTTCGGCGTCGTCGTCATATTCAATTTGATGATCGGTATTCTGACGCCGCCGATGGGAACGGCGCTGTTCGTCGTGTCGCGGGTGGGAAACATGCCGTTTAAAACGCTCATGAAAGGCGTGGTACCGTTTCTGATTCCGCTGCTGATAACGCTCGTGCTGCTTTCGATTTTTCCGCAAATCACGCTCCTGCTGCCGACGCTGCTCGGCGGCTGA
- a CDS encoding YhcH/YjgK/YiaL family protein — protein MIFDSLDNLARYETFIPALKAVRQILGAEALHEKAPGSYRTDVPGCRYNIAQYETCPGSKAFEIHRKEADVQIMLSGTERMEGAPRSLSDQAGPYDEGADAAMAEGTGCVSFTAVPGYFAVFLPGEPHAPGLAAGNATTVKKAVFKLTM, from the coding sequence ATGATTTTCGATTCACTTGACAATCTTGCACGGTATGAAACGTTCATACCGGCGTTGAAAGCGGTACGGCAGATTCTGGGTGCCGAAGCGCTGCATGAAAAAGCACCCGGCTCTTACCGAACCGACGTTCCCGGCTGCCGGTATAATATCGCGCAGTATGAAACCTGCCCCGGAAGCAAAGCGTTTGAAATCCACCGCAAAGAAGCCGACGTACAGATCATGCTGAGCGGAACCGAACGGATGGAAGGCGCGCCGCGCAGTCTTTCCGACCAAGCCGGACCGTACGACGAAGGAGCGGACGCGGCGATGGCCGAAGGCACCGGCTGCGTCAGTTTTACCGCCGTTCCCGGATACTTTGCCGTATTTTTACCCGGCGAACCGCACGCCCCCGGGCTTGCCGCCGGCAACGCGACGACCGTTAAAAAAGCCGTTTTCAAATTGACGATGTAA
- a CDS encoding TatD family hydrolase — MYAVDFHSHPDWYPESRRAAVVNQINERRIVTVAASVDADSYRSVRALAALSPYIVPTFGVHPERAARVFAAVNGELTALDPFLEQSALIGEIGLDYYWANEVPHDVQEKVFIHILQHCHVRKKVCVIHTKGAERRVADILADFPGALPVIHWYSGPERVYADCMDRGYAATFGCGLRYSPHERELLAHTPRESILAETDNPVGEPWLCGQNGAAAAGIGCDDTPALIFRVLRDIASVLGSDEAAATRLVYENARRLYALAARPPYCAPLE; from the coding sequence ATGTATGCAGTAGATTTTCACTCGCATCCGGATTGGTATCCGGAGAGCCGCCGCGCGGCAGTCGTCAATCAGATCAACGAGCGGCGCATCGTAACGGTCGCCGCTTCCGTCGATGCGGATTCGTATCGGTCGGTGCGCGCGCTTGCCGCACTGTCGCCGTATATCGTGCCGACGTTCGGCGTACATCCCGAACGGGCGGCGCGCGTGTTCGCGGCGGTGAACGGTGAACTTACGGCGCTCGATCCGTTTTTGGAACAGTCTGCTCTGATCGGTGAAATCGGTCTGGATTATTATTGGGCGAACGAGGTGCCGCACGACGTGCAGGAAAAAGTTTTTATCCATATATTGCAGCACTGTCACGTACGGAAAAAAGTGTGCGTGATCCATACAAAAGGCGCCGAGCGGCGTGTCGCCGACATTTTGGCGGATTTTCCCGGCGCGCTGCCGGTGATTCATTGGTATTCGGGGCCGGAGCGCGTGTATGCGGACTGTATGGATCGCGGATACGCCGCGACGTTCGGCTGCGGACTGCGGTATTCGCCGCACGAGCGGGAACTGCTTGCGCATACGCCGCGCGAATCGATTCTTGCGGAAACCGACAATCCGGTGGGCGAGCCGTGGCTGTGCGGGCAGAACGGAGCGGCCGCGGCGGGAATCGGCTGCGACGATACTCCCGCGCTCATATTCCGGGTTCTGCGCGATATTGCGTCGGTGCTCGGTTCGGACGAAGCGGCCGCGACGCGCTTGGTATACGAAAACGCGCGGCGGCTGTACGCGCTTGCCGCACGCCCGCCGTATTGCGCGCCGCTTGAGTGA
- a CDS encoding ABC transporter ATP-binding protein, whose product MDAIVVSHVSKTFKSPKKFPGFAGALKGLFTKEYTIKTAVNDISFTIAAGDIVGYLGANGAGKSTTIKMMTGILTPTHGTIRVNGMIPYEQRRKNARNIGVVFGQRTQLWWDLPLNETFTLLRDIYDVPHDEYAERFAFLNGVLGLDEFIMQPVRTLSLGQRMKADLAAALLHNPPVLFLDEPTIGLDVIVKEKVREAIRLINERYGTTIILTTHDLRDIEALCNRIIVIDQGAAVYDGSLQELKHSYGYLMHITVRLKDFQNIPEDRVAAVFDSHRHTDEFRVEKTEDAFVITCNKFVCRTSEIMQLLFASFQVEDFSVEETGIEEIVKKIYRAETVVRKGSAV is encoded by the coding sequence ATGGACGCAATCGTCGTTTCCCACGTATCAAAAACATTCAAATCACCGAAAAAATTTCCCGGTTTCGCCGGCGCTCTCAAGGGACTGTTCACAAAAGAATATACGATCAAAACCGCCGTTAACGACATCAGTTTTACGATCGCTGCAGGCGATATCGTCGGCTATCTGGGCGCGAACGGTGCGGGCAAATCGACTACCATAAAAATGATGACAGGCATTCTGACGCCGACGCACGGAACCATCCGAGTCAACGGTATGATTCCGTACGAACAGCGACGCAAAAACGCACGAAACATCGGCGTCGTTTTCGGTCAGCGCACCCAATTATGGTGGGATTTGCCGCTCAACGAAACGTTTACGCTGCTGCGCGACATCTACGACGTGCCGCATGACGAATACGCAGAACGATTCGCCTTTCTGAACGGCGTACTGGGATTGGACGAGTTCATCATGCAGCCGGTACGGACGCTCTCGCTCGGACAACGCATGAAAGCGGATCTTGCCGCCGCGCTGCTGCACAATCCGCCCGTACTGTTTCTGGACGAACCGACGATCGGTCTCGACGTTATCGTTAAGGAAAAAGTCCGCGAAGCGATTCGGCTCATAAACGAACGGTACGGCACGACCATCATTTTAACCACGCACGACCTGCGCGACATAGAAGCGTTGTGTAACCGTATCATCGTTATCGATCAAGGCGCAGCCGTGTACGACGGATCGCTGCAGGAACTGAAACATTCCTACGGATACTTGATGCACATCACCGTCCGCCTGAAAGATTTTCAGAACATACCGGAGGACCGGGTAGCCGCCGTTTTCGATTCGCACCGTCACACCGACGAATTCCGCGTGGAAAAAACGGAAGACGCGTTCGTCATTACCTGCAATAAGTTCGTGTGCCGCACGTCGGAGATTATGCAACTGCTGTTCGCTTCGTTTCAGGTGGAAGATTTTTCGGTAGAAGAAACGGGAATCGAAGAAATCGTCAAGAAGATTTACCGCGCGGAAACCGTCGTCCGCAAAGGAAGCGCCGTATGA
- a CDS encoding ABC transporter permease, with amino-acid sequence MNPVLKPAATVHPLKKLGTYLPFTRNAIQTLLSYRTNVLFFIIGNVVRIFVFFFLWKAVFASSGRTELHGFTFAQMAVYVILTTVVGEISGSVGSDMSDEIRSGQIALSLIKPISFRLRIYFTSLGDTLYCLLMSGVPGMIAAYAITASYGVPGELSVRTLPLFFASLALSVVLRMSYNFIFSLLGFVTTNMWGLWQINKAVAQLCSGALIPLAFFPDRAQTVLSWLPFASWVATPISLFLGKVDGPGALGLFGVQLAWLGVFTVAGNLLWNKVTRRLTVQGG; translated from the coding sequence ATGAACCCCGTTTTAAAACCGGCGGCGACCGTGCATCCGCTGAAAAAACTCGGAACTTATCTGCCTTTCACGCGGAACGCGATTCAAACGCTGCTATCGTACCGCACGAACGTACTTTTTTTCATCATCGGAAACGTAGTACGCATCTTCGTGTTCTTTTTCTTGTGGAAAGCCGTATTCGCCTCAAGCGGCCGAACCGAACTGCACGGCTTCACGTTCGCCCAAATGGCCGTTTACGTCATTCTGACGACCGTCGTCGGCGAAATCAGCGGCAGCGTCGGTTCCGACATGTCAGACGAGATAAGAAGCGGCCAAATCGCACTGTCGCTCATAAAACCGATCTCGTTCAGACTGCGCATCTATTTTACATCGCTGGGCGACACGCTGTACTGTCTGCTCATGAGCGGCGTTCCCGGAATGATCGCCGCATACGCCATCACCGCCTCGTACGGTGTGCCCGGAGAATTGAGCGTCCGCACTCTTCCGTTGTTTTTTGCCTCGCTCGCGCTTTCCGTCGTGCTGCGCATGTCGTACAACTTCATTTTCAGCCTGCTCGGCTTCGTCACCACGAACATGTGGGGATTGTGGCAAATAAACAAAGCCGTCGCGCAGCTGTGTTCCGGCGCGCTCATTCCGCTCGCCTTTTTTCCAGACCGGGCGCAAACCGTTCTTTCGTGGCTGCCGTTCGCCTCGTGGGTTGCAACGCCCATTTCACTCTTTTTGGGAAAAGTCGACGGACCGGGCGCGCTCGGCCTATTCGGCGTACAGCTAGCGTGGCTCGGCGTCTTTACGGTTGCCGGCAATCTGCTGTGGAACAAAGTAACGCGCCGACTGACCGTACAAGGCGGCTGA
- a CDS encoding ABC transporter permease: MGLKRYIKLYPKFAGQFIKSLMEYRLDFFMGLAGFFFLQICGVVFISLVFDSIPALSGWSFYEVLFIYGFAQIPRGLDHVFTDNLWLLSGWMIAKGEMDRYLVRPLNPLFQAIAERFQPDGLGEFLVGVILTVYAAVKLQLSPTPLSFAVLAITVPAGALIITAIKLIFTSCAFWLKRSQSYLYTAYNFNEFCYYPVTIYSKSIRFVLTFVVPFAMTSYYPAAYLLGKGTFASGVLMPVLTAAVFCTGGYLFWKRGLAHYESAGS, translated from the coding sequence ATGGGATTAAAACGCTATATCAAACTGTATCCGAAATTCGCCGGACAATTCATAAAATCGCTCATGGAATACCGACTCGATTTTTTCATGGGACTCGCCGGTTTTTTCTTTCTGCAAATATGCGGCGTCGTCTTCATTTCGCTCGTATTCGATTCGATCCCCGCCCTTTCCGGCTGGAGCTTTTACGAAGTCCTGTTCATTTACGGCTTCGCCCAAATTCCGCGCGGACTCGACCACGTGTTCACCGACAATCTGTGGCTCCTATCCGGCTGGATGATCGCCAAAGGAGAAATGGACCGATACCTCGTGCGGCCGCTCAACCCGCTGTTTCAGGCGATTGCGGAACGCTTTCAGCCCGACGGACTGGGCGAATTTCTGGTCGGCGTCATACTGACCGTCTACGCCGCAGTCAAACTCCAACTTAGCCCGACGCCCCTGTCGTTCGCAGTCCTCGCCATTACCGTACCGGCGGGCGCCCTTATCATTACGGCTATTAAACTCATTTTCACCAGCTGCGCGTTTTGGCTCAAACGTTCGCAAAGTTACTTGTACACCGCCTACAATTTCAACGAATTCTGCTATTATCCGGTTACGATATACTCGAAAAGTATCCGATTCGTTCTCACGTTCGTCGTCCCCTTCGCCATGACCTCGTACTATCCCGCCGCATACCTGCTGGGCAAAGGAACGTTCGCATCAGGCGTCCTCATGCCCGTCCTCACCGCCGCCGTTTTCTGTACCGGCGGGTACCTCTTCTGGAAACGCGGACTCGCCCACTACGAAAGCGCCGGCAGCTGA
- the cas2 gene encoding CRISPR-associated endonuclease Cas2 — protein sequence MMMLVSYDVAKDENGARRLRRVAKLCEDFGQRVQYSVFECLVDPAQWIELKSKLCKEINPEFDSLRFYHLGANWQAKMEHVGAKKSVDPQDVLLF from the coding sequence ATGATGATGCTCGTCAGCTACGACGTGGCAAAAGACGAAAACGGAGCGCGGCGGTTGCGGCGGGTGGCAAAATTATGCGAAGATTTCGGTCAGCGCGTTCAGTATTCGGTTTTTGAATGTTTGGTCGATCCTGCGCAATGGATTGAGCTGAAATCCAAATTATGTAAGGAAATTAATCCCGAATTCGATAGTCTGCGTTTTTATCATTTGGGGGCGAATTGGCAGGCGAAAATGGAACACGTCGGAGCAAAGAAATCGGTTGATCCGCAAGATGTTCTATTATTCTGA
- the cas1c gene encoding type I-C CRISPR-associated endonuclease Cas1c, giving the protein MKRFLNTLYVTTPKTYLRKKGETVAVIREKQTIARIPLITLDGIVCYGNVLVSPFLLGACPEYNISVSFLGMSGEFLARSQGPVAGNVLLRKEQYRISDSEERSANLAKFFLIGKIGNQRTVLQRALRDHSDKMDTERVQAVVRFLESAVPQLERETDLDTIRGIEGDAARRYFSVFDQLILSSDPGFAFEDRNRRPPRDPVNALLSYTYTLLYHDMRSALECSGLDPAVGFLHRDRPGRLSLALDLMEEFRPFFADRLVLSLINKKIITASDFETTASGAVLMNDAARKNLIQAYQKRKEGVVMHPYVAKKMHIAILFQVQAQLLARYIRGDIDGYPVYLWR; this is encoded by the coding sequence ATGAAGCGATTTTTGAACACACTTTACGTAACGACGCCGAAGACGTATTTACGGAAAAAAGGTGAAACGGTTGCCGTTATCCGTGAAAAACAGACGATTGCAAGAATACCGCTGATCACACTGGACGGAATAGTGTGCTACGGAAACGTGCTGGTAAGTCCGTTTCTTTTGGGAGCCTGTCCCGAGTATAATATTTCGGTCAGTTTCCTCGGTATGAGCGGAGAATTTTTGGCTCGGTCTCAGGGGCCTGTTGCCGGAAACGTCTTGTTGCGTAAAGAACAATACCGTATATCAGATTCGGAAGAAAGGTCTGCAAATCTTGCGAAGTTTTTTCTTATAGGTAAAATCGGGAACCAACGGACGGTTTTGCAGCGGGCACTCCGAGATCATTCGGATAAAATGGATACGGAGCGTGTACAGGCTGTCGTTCGGTTCTTGGAGAGCGCCGTACCGCAGCTTGAGCGGGAAACGGATCTTGATACGATCAGAGGCATTGAAGGAGACGCTGCGCGCAGATATTTTTCCGTATTCGATCAGCTTATTTTGAGTTCCGATCCCGGATTTGCGTTTGAAGATCGGAACCGACGTCCGCCGCGGGATCCGGTAAACGCATTGCTGTCGTATACGTATACGCTGTTATATCACGATATGCGTTCAGCTCTTGAATGCAGCGGACTTGATCCGGCGGTTGGTTTTCTGCATCGCGATCGGCCGGGGCGTCTCAGCCTTGCGTTGGATTTAATGGAAGAATTTCGTCCTTTTTTTGCAGATAGACTGGTATTGTCGCTCATCAATAAAAAAATCATAACCGCATCCGATTTTGAAACGACTGCTTCCGGCGCCGTATTGATGAACGATGCGGCGCGCAAGAATCTCATTCAGGCATATCAGAAACGCAAAGAAGGCGTCGTTATGCATCCGTACGTTGCGAAGAAAATGCATATTGCAATACTGTTTCAGGTGCAAGCACAGTTGCTCGCCAGATATATCCGGGGTGATATAGACGGGTATCCGGTTTATTTATGGAGATAA
- the cas4 gene encoding CRISPR-associated protein Cas4: protein MYAEEAYLPLSGIQHYRFCVRQCAFIHMEQLWTENFFTAHGRVLHERVHAASSESRGRIRTERGLRIASSALGLIGQTDAVEFSADGTVCPVEYKRGTIKTDTTDRVQLCAQAICLEEMLGIGIERGFLFYDKIKKREEVFFTEELRAETHCLADRFHQLIASKTVPPADYDKRCESCSFIDSCFPDTAGRRKSVSAYVRKMFAQDISPDPEDA, encoded by the coding sequence ATGTACGCAGAAGAAGCTTATTTGCCGCTTTCGGGCATTCAGCATTATCGGTTTTGCGTGCGGCAGTGTGCGTTCATTCATATGGAACAGCTGTGGACGGAAAATTTTTTTACCGCACACGGGCGAGTTCTGCACGAACGCGTACACGCCGCGTCGAGTGAATCGCGCGGCCGGATTCGCACGGAGCGGGGCCTGCGAATAGCTTCTTCTGCGCTCGGTCTTATCGGTCAGACTGATGCCGTTGAATTTTCCGCGGACGGTACGGTGTGTCCGGTTGAATATAAACGCGGAACGATAAAAACAGATACAACCGATCGCGTGCAGCTGTGTGCTCAAGCGATTTGTCTTGAAGAAATGCTCGGTATCGGAATTGAAAGGGGCTTTCTGTTTTATGATAAGATAAAAAAACGGGAAGAAGTCTTTTTTACGGAAGAACTTCGTGCGGAAACGCACTGTTTGGCGGATCGTTTTCATCAGCTTATTGCAAGTAAAACGGTTCCGCCTGCTGACTACGATAAGCGGTGCGAAAGCTGTTCGTTTATAGACAGTTGTTTTCCCGACACCGCCGGTCGGCGTAAGTCCGTATCTGCATACGTACGCAAAATGTTCGCACAGGATATATCGCCCGATCCGGAGGATGCATGA